In Chitinivorax sp. PXF-14, the following proteins share a genomic window:
- a CDS encoding Lpp/OprI family alanine-zipper lipoprotein, translating to MKASRLLVTLSAAAGIALFAGCASNGDIEALKAAVQKAQATADQAQRTAAGAELTANDAKRIASDAAARVDTAAAKADAVTQTADDARKLALDANRKADQALSDAKSANKGVADINDKIDRMFKKTMMK from the coding sequence ATGAAGGCATCACGTTTGCTCGTTACCTTGTCGGCCGCGGCCGGCATCGCCCTGTTTGCCGGTTGCGCTAGCAATGGCGATATCGAAGCGCTGAAAGCGGCCGTGCAGAAGGCCCAGGCGACCGCCGACCAGGCCCAGCGCACCGCCGCCGGCGCCGAACTGACCGCCAACGATGCCAAGCGCATCGCCAGCGACGCCGCCGCCCGCGTCGACACCGCTGCCGCCAAGGCCGATGCCGTGACGCAGACCGCCGACGACGCGCGCAAGCTCGCGCTCGACGCCAACCGCAAGGCAGATCAGGCGCTGTCCGACGCGAAATCGGCGAACAAGGGCGTGGCGGACATCAACGACAAGATCGACCGCATGTTCAAGAAGACGATGATGAAGTAA
- a CDS encoding TIGR00645 family protein, with the protein MSEHNRIEAWLERGIFYSRWLLVPFYLALVGGIAVLFVKLIKEFAEVMHIVMSGEGNAVLSILGLVDVTLIANLLVIVIFSGYENFISRLDVAHNSPDKPSWMGKVTYADLKLKLIGSIVAISAIDLLKAFVNIKSMDHQDLAWLVGIHFTFLMSGVMFALMDRLAGGHSRH; encoded by the coding sequence ATGAGTGAACACAACAGGATCGAGGCTTGGCTCGAACGCGGCATTTTCTACAGCCGCTGGCTGCTCGTGCCGTTTTATCTGGCGCTGGTGGGCGGCATCGCCGTGCTGTTCGTCAAGCTGATCAAGGAGTTTGCCGAGGTCATGCATATCGTGATGAGCGGCGAGGGCAACGCCGTGCTGTCGATTCTTGGGCTCGTCGACGTGACGTTGATCGCCAACCTGCTGGTGATCGTGATCTTCAGCGGCTACGAGAACTTCATCTCACGTCTCGACGTGGCGCACAACTCGCCCGACAAGCCATCGTGGATGGGCAAGGTGACCTATGCCGACCTCAAGCTCAAGCTGATCGGCTCGATCGTCGCGATTTCGGCGATCGACCTGCTCAAGGCCTTCGTCAACATCAAGTCGATGGATCACCAGGACCTGGCCTGGCTGGTCGGCATCCACTTCACCTTCCTGATGTCGGGCGTGATGTTCGCGCTGATGGACAGGCTGGCGGGCGGCCACTCGCGGCACTGA